In Erigeron canadensis isolate Cc75 chromosome 6, C_canadensis_v1, whole genome shotgun sequence, the following are encoded in one genomic region:
- the LOC122603782 gene encoding anthocyanidin 3-O-glucosyltransferase 2-like isoform X2 — protein sequence MEKLEVFIIPTPLMGHAGQPVDLARMLVNRFHHITATILVMKLPGDTVGTDYTDSLTSSQKINNDHHDRINFIHFPPMDIDLFAGFPPVSALADEVTERHKPIIRNLVASRSNGPAVPRLGALIVDMFCTTMLDVGKEFGIPSYVFFTSNAAFLGIMLHFQTLHDEQDQEISELANSNTELMIPSYGSPVPPGVLPFVLIDKESWSKRFLRHSRKYREAKGPMLKPEKTTTNSEVLQWLDGQPKSTVLFLCFGSRGWFNGDQVKELAIAIERSGYRFIWSLRRPPSEDVKGFPVDYTDYNEVLPDGFLERTANRGKVVGWVPQTELLAHVAVGGFVSHCGWNSILESLWYGVPIATWPMYAEQQLDALQLVKELGLAVEICLDYQKLNKNQRLISASDIEKGIRAVMDSNSTVRANVTEMKAKSRMALEEGGSSSASLKRFVDDFMYM from the exons ATGGAGAAACTAGAAGTGTTCATCATTCCAACTCCACTAATGGGACATGCCGGTCAGCCTGTTGACTTGGCCAGGATGTTAGTCAACCGATTTCATCATATCACGGCAACAATACTCGTGATGAAGCTCCCCGGTGACACAGTTGGTACCGATTACACCGACTCATTAACTTCTTCTCAAAAAATAAACAACGATCACCATGATCGAATCAACTTCATCCATTTTCCTCCTATGGATATTGACTTGTTTGCAGGTTTCCCACCAGTCAGCGCCTTGGCTGATGAGGTCACCGAGCGCCATAAGCCCATTATCAGAAACCTTGTGGCTAGTAGGTCCAATGGGCCGGCTGTTCCTAGGCTTGGTGCATTGATCGTTGACATGTTTTGTACTACAATGTTAGATGTTGGAAAAGAATTTGGTATTCCTAGTTATGTGTTTTTTACATCAAATGCTGCTTTTCTTGGGATCATGTTACATTTTCAGACCCTCCATGATGAACAGGATCAGGAGATATCTGAGTTGGCTAACTCGAATACCGAGTTAATGATCCCGAGCTATGGGAGTCCAGTTCCTCCAGGTGTTCTGCCTTTTGTGCTGATAGACAAGGAATCATGGTCTAAGAGGTTTCTTCGGCATTCTAGAAAGTATAGAGAAGCGAAAG GCCCAATGCTAAAACCcgaaaaaacaacaacaaacagTGAGGTATTGCAGTGGCTAGATGGTCAACCAAAGTCAACGGTCCTGTTCTTATGCTTCGGGTCTAGAGGATGGTTCAATGGGGATCAAGTGAAAGAATTAGCAATTGCTATAGAGAGAAGTGGATACAGATTCATATGGTCTTTACGCCGACCTCCTTCTGAAGACGTTAAAGGGTTCCCAGTGGACTATACTGATTACAACGAAGTCCTGCCAGACGGGTTCTTAGAACGAACGGCTAACAGGGGAAAAGTAGTTGGTTGGGTCCCTCAAACAGAACTGCTGGCTCACGTGGCAGTCGGAGGGTTTGTATCACACTGTGGGTGGAATTCCATACTAGAAAGCCTTTGGTATGGAGTTCCAATAGCCACATGGCCAATGTATGCAGAGCAACAATTAGATGCACTTCAGTTGGTTAAAGAATTAGGATTGGCAGTTGAAATCTGTTTGGATTATCAAAAACTGAACAAGAATCAACGTTTGATATCAGCCAGCGACATTGAGAAAGGAATAAGAGCTGTGATGGACAGCAATAGTACGGTTCGAGCAAATGTGACAGAAATGAAAGCCAAGAGCCGAATGGCACTAGAAGAAGGCGGTTCATCGTCTGCTAGTTTGAAACGTTTTGTTGATGATTTCATGTACATGTAA
- the LOC122603782 gene encoding anthocyanidin 3-O-glucosyltransferase 2-like isoform X1 encodes MEKLEVFIIPTPLMGHAGQPVDLARMLVNRFHHITATILVMKLPGDTVGTDYTDSLTSSQKINNDHHDRINFIHFPPMDIDLFAGFPPVSALADEVTERHKPIIRNLVASRSNGPAVPRLGALIVDMFCTTMLDVGKEFGIPSYVFFTSNAAFLGIMLHFQTLHDEQDQEISELANSNTELMIPSYGSPVPPGVLPFVLIDKESWSKRFLRHSRKYREAKGIIVNTFQELEPHALLSFDDKTPPVYTLGPMLKPEKTTTNSEVLQWLDGQPKSTVLFLCFGSRGWFNGDQVKELAIAIERSGYRFIWSLRRPPSEDVKGFPVDYTDYNEVLPDGFLERTANRGKVVGWVPQTELLAHVAVGGFVSHCGWNSILESLWYGVPIATWPMYAEQQLDALQLVKELGLAVEICLDYQKLNKNQRLISASDIEKGIRAVMDSNSTVRANVTEMKAKSRMALEEGGSSSASLKRFVDDFMYM; translated from the coding sequence ATGGAGAAACTAGAAGTGTTCATCATTCCAACTCCACTAATGGGACATGCCGGTCAGCCTGTTGACTTGGCCAGGATGTTAGTCAACCGATTTCATCATATCACGGCAACAATACTCGTGATGAAGCTCCCCGGTGACACAGTTGGTACCGATTACACCGACTCATTAACTTCTTCTCAAAAAATAAACAACGATCACCATGATCGAATCAACTTCATCCATTTTCCTCCTATGGATATTGACTTGTTTGCAGGTTTCCCACCAGTCAGCGCCTTGGCTGATGAGGTCACCGAGCGCCATAAGCCCATTATCAGAAACCTTGTGGCTAGTAGGTCCAATGGGCCGGCTGTTCCTAGGCTTGGTGCATTGATCGTTGACATGTTTTGTACTACAATGTTAGATGTTGGAAAAGAATTTGGTATTCCTAGTTATGTGTTTTTTACATCAAATGCTGCTTTTCTTGGGATCATGTTACATTTTCAGACCCTCCATGATGAACAGGATCAGGAGATATCTGAGTTGGCTAACTCGAATACCGAGTTAATGATCCCGAGCTATGGGAGTCCAGTTCCTCCAGGTGTTCTGCCTTTTGTGCTGATAGACAAGGAATCATGGTCTAAGAGGTTTCTTCGGCATTCTAGAAAGTATAGAGAAGCGAAAGGTATAATTGTCAATACATTTCAAGAGCTAGAACCTCATGCCCTTCTTTCCTTTGATGACAAAACACCTCCTGTCTACACATTAGGCCCAATGCTAAAACCcgaaaaaacaacaacaaacagTGAGGTATTGCAGTGGCTAGATGGTCAACCAAAGTCAACGGTCCTGTTCTTATGCTTCGGGTCTAGAGGATGGTTCAATGGGGATCAAGTGAAAGAATTAGCAATTGCTATAGAGAGAAGTGGATACAGATTCATATGGTCTTTACGCCGACCTCCTTCTGAAGACGTTAAAGGGTTCCCAGTGGACTATACTGATTACAACGAAGTCCTGCCAGACGGGTTCTTAGAACGAACGGCTAACAGGGGAAAAGTAGTTGGTTGGGTCCCTCAAACAGAACTGCTGGCTCACGTGGCAGTCGGAGGGTTTGTATCACACTGTGGGTGGAATTCCATACTAGAAAGCCTTTGGTATGGAGTTCCAATAGCCACATGGCCAATGTATGCAGAGCAACAATTAGATGCACTTCAGTTGGTTAAAGAATTAGGATTGGCAGTTGAAATCTGTTTGGATTATCAAAAACTGAACAAGAATCAACGTTTGATATCAGCCAGCGACATTGAGAAAGGAATAAGAGCTGTGATGGACAGCAATAGTACGGTTCGAGCAAATGTGACAGAAATGAAAGCCAAGAGCCGAATGGCACTAGAAGAAGGCGGTTCATCGTCTGCTAGTTTGAAACGTTTTGTTGATGATTTCATGTACATGTAA
- the LOC122603781 gene encoding anthocyanidin 3-O-glucosyltransferase 2-like, producing MHQEVISYQMEKLELFFIPSPLMGHAGPPVELARLLVNRFNHLTITVLVMKLPGDPIGTNYTDSLDSTSTDDQIKFIHFPQMDFDLFQDCPTVGFRADAVIELHKPIVRELVDGRFNNGSDDQESRLVAFVVDMFCTPMIDVGREFGIPTYVFFTSNAAFLGMMLHFQSLHDEHGQDISELANSNIDLMIPSYGSPVPPSVLPAVLIDKYFWTKRFICYTRKYREAKGIIVNTFLELEKHALLSYDDRTPPSYTVGPMIKPAKPTPNNEVLQWLKKQPKSSVLFLCFGSRGCFNEEQVKEVAIAIERCGCRFIWSLRRPSKDQKGFPEDYTDYNEVLPDGFLQRTSEKGKVLGWVPQTEVLADVAVGGFVSHCGWNSILESLWYGVPVATWPMNAEQQINAFQLVKELGLAVEISLDYNKINKNQRLVLSGEIENGIREVMDRNSEARAKVTEMKVKSRMALDEGGSSSASLISLVNDFM from the coding sequence ATGCATCAAGAAGTCATCAGTTATCAAATGGAGAAACTAGAATTATTTTTCATCCCATCTCCACTTATGGGTCATGCTGGTCCACCTGTGGAGTTGGCCAGGCTCTTGGTCAACAGGTTTAACCATCTCACCATTACTGTACTTGTCATGAAGCTTCCTGGTGATCCAATAGGCACCAACTACACAGACTCTCTTGATTCAACTTCAACTGATGACCAAATCAAATTCATTCATTTTCCGCAAATGGATTTTGACTTATTTCAAGATTGCCCAACTGTTGGCTTTCGGGCTGATGCAGTTATAGAGCTCCATAAGCCTATAGTAAGAGAACTTGTGGATGGTCGGTTCAATAATGGGTCTGATGATCAAGAGTCTCGGCTCGTTGCATTTGTTGTGGACATGTTTTGTACACCAATGATAGATGTTGGCAGGGAATTTGGTATCCCGACTTACGTGTTTTTTACATCAAATGCTGCGTTTCTTGGAATGATGTTACATTTTCAGAGCCTCCATGATGAACATGGTCAGGATATATCTGAGTTGGCTAACTCAAATATCGACTTAATGATCCCGAGCTATGGAAGCCCAGTACCTCCAAGCGTGTTGCCTGCTGTGCTGATAGATAAGTATTTCTGGACCAAAAGGTTTATTTGTTATACCCGGAAATATAGAGAAGCCAAGGGTATAATAGTAAACACATTTTTAGAGCTAGAGAAACATGCCCTGCTATCATATGATGATAGAACACCTCCAAGCTACACTGTAGGTCCTATGATTAAACCTGCAAAACCAACACCAAACAATGAGGTCTTGCAATGGTTGAAAAAGCAACCTAAGTCGTCGGTCTTGTTTTTATGCTTTGGGTCAAGGGGATGTTTCAATGAGGAGCAAGTGAAAGAGGTAGCAATTGCTATAGAAAGGTGCGGATGCCGGTTCATATGGTCCCTACGTCGACCTTCCAAAGATCAAAAAGGATTCCCAGAAGATTACACGGACTATAATGAAGTCCTGCCAGATGGGTTCCTACAACGTACAAGTGAAAAGGGGAAAGTGCTTGGTTGGGTCCCACAGACAGAAGTTTTGGCTGACGTGGCGGTTGGGGGATTTGTATCCCATTGCGGGTGGAACTCCATACTAGAGAGTCTCTGGTATGGGGTTCCAGTTGCCACGTGGCCAATGAATGCAGAGCAACAAATAAATGCATTTCAACTAGTTAAAGAATTGGGTTTGGCCGTCGAGATCTCTTTGGActataacaaaataaacaagaaTCAACGTTTGGTCTTGTCCGGAGAAATCGAGAATGGAATAAGAGAGGTAATGGATCGCAATAGTGAAGCTCGAGCAAAGGTTACAGAAATGAAAGTGAAGAGCCGAATGGCACTGGATGAGGGAGGTTCATCGTCGGCTAGTTTGATAAGCCTTGTCAATGATTTTATGTAA
- the LOC122605053 gene encoding anthocyanidin 3-O-glucosyltransferase 2-like, with translation MEKLELFFIPTPLMGHAGQLVELARRLVNHFHHITITVLVMKLPSDPIGTSYTNSLTNHDRMKFIHFPPIELDAFADCLTPGVLADAVTERHKPIIRELIAGRLNRSDLTPRLCALVVDMLCTSIIDVGKEFSVPAYVFFSINAAVPRLMFYLQTLHDEHGRDVSELENSGTALTIPGYDSLVPPCVLPFVFMNKYCWSTRYIRYTRKYREAKGIIVNTFQELEHHALLCYDDKTPPVYPVGPLLKPETPTTNNEVLHWLKAQPKCSVVLLCFGSKGWFKQDQVREIAIAIERSGYRFIWSLRRPPSEDQKGFPGEYTDYNEVLPDGFLERTVGRGKVLGWVPQTAVLADMAVGGFISHCGWNSIQESLWYGVPIATWPQEAEQQINAHQLVKELGLAVEISLDYNQLNKNQSLVSAQVIEKGIREVMDRNSEVRANVTEMKGKSQMALEEGGSSSASLKRLVDNFM, from the coding sequence ATGGAGAAATTAGAGTTGTTTTTCATTCCAACCCCACTTATGGGACATGCTGGTCAGCTTGTGGAGCTAGCCAGGCGCTTGGTCAATCACTTTCATCATATCACCATTACTGTCCTTGTGATGAAGCTCCCCAGTGATCCAATTGGCACCAGTTACACCAATTCCCTCACTAACCACGACCGAATGAAATTTATCCATTTCCCTCCTATAGAACTTGATGCCTTTGCAGATTGCCTAACTCCTGGCGTCTTGGCAGACGCCGTCACTGAGCGCCATAAACCAATTATAAGAGAACTTATAGCTGGTCGGCTTAATAGGTCTGATTTAACGCCTCGACTGTGTGCATTGGTCGTGGACATGTTATGCACGTCAATTATTGATGTTGGCAAGGAGTTTAGTGTCCCAGCCTACGTGTTCTTTTCCATCAATGCCGCCGTTCCTagacttatgttttatttacAAACCCTCCATGATGAACATGGTCGGGACGTATCTGAATTGGAAAACTCAGGAACTGCATTAACGATCCCAGGCTATGACAGTCTAGTGCCTCCATGCGTTTTGCCCTTCGTGTTTATGAACAAGTATTGCTGGTCTACAAGGTACATTCGTTATACTCGAAAGTATAGAGAAGCCAAGGGCATCATAGTCAACACATTTCAAGAGCTAGAACACCATGCCCTCCTTTGCTATGATGATAAAACACCTCCCGTGTATCCCGTGGGTCCCCTGCTAAAGCCTGAAACACCTACTACAAACAATGAGGTATTGCATTGGTTGAAAGCTCAACCAAAGTGTTCAGTTGTGCTTCTATGCTTCGGGTCCAAGGGATGGTTTAAACAAGACCAAGTGAGAGAAATAGCAATTGCTATAGAGAGAAGCGGATACAGGTTCATATGGTCCCTACGTAGACCACCATCTGAGGACCAAAAAGGGTTCCCCGGGGAATACACAGACTACAATGAAGTCCTGCCAGATGGATTCCTAGAGCGTACAGTTGGAAGGGGAAAAGTGCTTGGTTGGGTCCCGCAGACGGCAGTGCTTGCTGACATGGCAGTGGGAGGGTTCATATCCCACTGTGGGTGGAACTCCATACAAGAGAGCCTTTGGTATGGAGTTCCAATAGCCACCTGGCCACAAGAAGCAGAGCAACAGATAAATGCACATCAGTTGGTTAAAGAATTAGGATTGGCGGTGGAGATCTCTTTGGATTATAACCAATTAAACAAGAATCAGAGTTTGGTGTCAGCCCAAGTCATTGAGAAGGGAATACGAGAGGTGATGGACAGAAACAGTGAGGTTCGGGCAAACGTGACAGAAATGAAAGGTAAGAGCCAAATGGCACTAGAAGAAGGTGGTTCATCATCTGCCAGTTTGAAACGCCTTGTTGATAATTTCATGTAA
- the LOC122603691 gene encoding peptide deformylase 1A, chloroplastic/mitochondrial-like: MEVIRRLSKPLAGEYLRQTLINTSQIKPILKPRIFSSSSSYSTQVGWFNGLGKKKKIISLPSIVQAGDPVLHEPAREVMVGEIGSERIQKIIDDMIQVMRRRPGVGLAAPQIGIPLKIIVVEDTKEYIAQEQEEETKAHDRHPFDLMVILNPKLRKKSNKSALFFEGCLSVNGYRALVERFLEVEVRGLDRDGKPMKVNASGWQARILQHECDHLEGTLYVDKMVK; this comes from the exons ATGGAAGTGATACGACGGCTGTCAAAACCACTCGCCGGCGAATACTTGAGGCAAACCCTAATCAATACATCTCAGATTAAGCCCATTCTAAAACCAAGAAttttctcttcttcatcatcttatTCTACTCAAGTAGGCTGGTTTAATGGGttgggaaagaaaaaaaagattatcaGTTTACCATCTATTGTGCAAGCCGGTGACCCGGTTCTTCATGAACCCGCCCGAGAAGTCATGGTTGGAGAAATCGGGTCGGAGCGTATCCAGAAGATAATTGATGATATGATTCAAGTTATGAGAAGACGACCCGGGGTTGGCCTTGCAGCTCCCCAAATTGGTATTCCTTTAAAA ATTATTGTAGTGGAGGATACTAAAGAATACATAGCacaagaacaagaagaagagaCCAAGGCACATGACAGGCATCCTTTTGATCTTATG GTTATTTTGAACCCAAAACTTAGAAAAAAGAGCAACAAGTCAGCATTGTTTTTTGAAGGCTGTTTAAG TGTTAATGGATACAGAGCATTGGTTGAAAGGTTTCTTGAGGTAGAGGTTAGGGGGTTGGATCGAGATGGGAAGCCCATGAAGGTGAATGCTAGTGGGTGGCAGGCTCGTATTTTACAACACGAATGTGATCATCTAGAGGGAACTCTGTATGTTGACAAGATGGTGAAATGA
- the LOC122603690 gene encoding anthocyanidin 3-O-glucosyltransferase 2-like — MEKVEFLFIPAPLMGHAGQLVELATLLVNQFHHITITVLVMKLPSDPIGTSYTNSLTDHDRMKFIHFPPMELDDFADTPTAGLLADAVTERHKPIIRDVMADRLNRSDQASPLRALVVDMLCTSMIDVSKEFSVPAYVFFPTNAAVLGLMFYLQTLHDEHGQDISELENSGTPLMIPGYDSPVPPSVLPFVLMDKYTWSTRYIRHIRKYREAKGIIVNTFQELEPHALLCYEDKTPPVYTAGPMLKPETPITKNEVSQWLEGQPKCSVVLLCFGSRGWFKREQVREIAIAIERSGYRFIWSLRRPPSEDQQGFPGEYTDYNEILPDGFLERTAGKGKVLGWVPQTALLANMAVGGFISHCGWNSILESLWYGVPIATWPQEAEQQINAHKLVKELGLGVEISLDYNQLNKNQSLVSAQIIEKGIREVMDRNSEVRANVAEMKAKSRMALEEGGSSSASLKFLVDDFM, encoded by the coding sequence ATGGAGAAAGTAGAGTTCTTATTCATCCCAGCCCCGCTTATGGGACATGCTGGTCAGCTTGTGGAGTTAGCCACACTCTTGGTCAATCAATTTCACCATATCACCATTACTGTCCTTGTGATGAAGCTCCCCAGTGATCCAATTGGCACCAGTTACACCAATTCCCTCACTGACCACGATCGAATGAAATTTATTCATTTCCCTCCGATGGAACTTGATGACTTTGCAGATACCCCAACTGCTGGCCTCTTGGCAGACGCCGTCACTGAGCGCCATAAGCCAATTATAAGAGACGTTATGGCTGATCGGCTTAATAGGTCTGATCAAGCGTCTCCATTGCGTGCTTTGGTCGTGGACATGTTATGTACATCAATGATTGATGTCAGCAAGGAATTTAGTGTCCCGGCCTACGTGTTCTTTCCCACAAATGCAGCTGTCCTCggacttatgttttatttacAGACCCTCCATGATGAACATGGTCAGGACATATCTGAACTGGAAAACTCAGGCACCCCATTAATGATCCCTGGCTATGACAGTCCAGTTCCTCCATCCGTTTTGCCCTTCGTGCTTATGGACAAGTATACCTGGTCTACAAGGTACATTCGTCATATCCGAAAGTATAGAGAAGCCAAGGGCATCATCGTCAACACGTTTCAAGAGCTAGAACCCCATGCCCTCCTTTGCTATGAGGATAAAACACCTCCTGTGTATACCGCTGGTCCAATGCTAAAGCCCGAAACACCTATTACGAAAAATGAGGTATCACAGTGGTTGGAAGGTCAACCAAAGTGCTCAGTTGTGCTTTTATGCTTCGGGTCCAGAGGATGGTTCAAACGAGAGCAGGTTAGAGAAATAGCAATTGCTATAGAGAGAAGCGGATACCGGTTCATATGGTCCTTACGTAGACCACCATCTGAGGACCAACAAGGGTTCCCCGGAGAATACACAGACTACAACGAAATCCTGCCAGATGGATTCCTAGAGCGTACAGCTGGAAAGGGGAAAGTGCTTGGTTGGGTCCCACAGACGGCGCTGCTTGCTAATATGGCGGTGGGAGGATTCATATCCCACTGTGGGTGGAACTCCATACTAGAGAGCCTTTGGTATGGAGTTCCAATAGCCACCTGGCCACAAGAAGCAGAGCAGCAGATAAATGCACACAAGTTGGTTAAAGAATTAGGATTGGGGGTGGAGATCTCTTTGGATTATAACCAACTAAACAAGAATCAGAGTTTGGTGTCAGCCCAAATCATTGAGAAGGGAATACGAGAGGTGATGGATAGAAACAGTGAGGTCCGGGCAAACGTGGCAGAAATGAAAGCTAAGAGCCGAATGGCACTAGAAGAAGGAGGTTCATCTTCTGCCAGTTTGAAATTCCTTGTTGATGATTTCATGTAA